The DNA window tataaataGAAAATCCCCAAATACAAAACCTTTCCATAAACACAGACAACACATATAATAGACACTGGCCCCGAGGCCCTAAAGTACCTCAAATCATAACTGAGACAGTTCATTTATATAGTAGTCTTATTACAAAAATAGAATATCTGTCAAGTGTTTAAACAACATCATTCAGGTCTGTTAAAGTGCTAAACCTCATGGCATATTAGAATGGTGCCCAACACTCAGGCCACTGGTTTCAAAGTGTCCATAACAAACAGGTTCATGTCAGTCTGGTCCTTATGCAGCATTTCTAGTAGTCATCAGTTGTGCTGATGCTTCCTTTAGGCGAATGGAGAAGTTTTCCTTCCTCTTGTGTCTAGCTTTTCCTTTGCTATATTTACAAAGTAGCAGagataggaaaaggaagaatgtgACCAGCACAAACACCACAAGTCTTATAAAAATGCAGCTCTGAAAACCCCAGTCTCTCCAAACCTGCAGGATGCAGAAATCAAGACTTGACGCGTGGTAGAAACAAATCTACCAATGGTAGGGGCTGCTTTCTTACACGGTTTCAAGTCAGCCTCTCACTGACTATTCCAAATTCCATCTTGTGCTTCAAAAACCTGGAGACCAGATTTCAACAACTTTCGAGAAGATTAGAAAGTCTAAAAATCTGACAAATTCAGGAGTGatagtgttttaaaaaaagaaaagacaagacaaTTTGAGACTCTGGCTGTACCATTCACTGATTTCCAAAGCGAATTAGGGAGATACCTAAATAGGAATGTTGAGTGCGGTAAGAAATAaagaggattttctttttccccctttgaacTCGAAGGCCACCTTCCCCAAGCTCTACCATAGCAATTCTCCCCAGAGTTGAGTTGTCTTCCAAGTACCATTAGCCTTCCTATCACAGGAAGATGCTTCTGCAGTAGTTGGTGGTAACCATGGTGCCTCCTTCACGCAACGTTGAGCGGTGAGTTTTCCTTCCTATCACGTTTACCTCTTGATTTTGAACATTTGTATAGTGTCACTGAGAGGATAACGATGACAAGAATGATGACGACAAAGATTACAGCTCCAACTatgaaaaacaattctgaaaggaaaagcaaagtattacttgtccaggatcacacagcttagaGAAGACTTCTTAAAAATGCAGAATTTAAACACCAaatataataggaaaaatatttccacatatatggtagaaagagaaagattataCACGAAACCATAGATCTCTATATGTACAGCTTGCTCTTAAATACATACAAacacgtgtgtatatgtgcacacatcacttacatatataacacacaattttacatatttgttgtatataaatacatgtatgtatttgcaCATGCTATATATAATAGGCGTgtctatgttttatatatgtttatagctATATACATGTTTTACAGATATGCATTATACATGTTTGAaatgtataatgtgtatatgtgttttacacatacacatatatattttaatgtataactTTGAAGTCTTGCTTGCCTGATTCTTTCTGGCCTTACGTTCTCTTCTGTACATTAAAGAaaggtgtgagtgtgtgtgtgcatgtgtatacacacacacacatatatacatacacatatatacacacatacatatatatacacatgcacacacacacacttttagttctttctttcctttttttcttcctttcttttttccctggctctatcttcccttcctcccacttaCCATCCCTTTCCCCAAGCtggaaaccaaaccaaaccaaaagaaagaattggcTTTCCCTGACACTCTCCATTCATGACTGCAGCTGAGGACAGAGCTTGAAGTGACTCCATTCTCCTAGTGCCCAACCCAAACTTTCCCCCACTTCATTTCAAATGATGTTATTTATGATAAAGTCTGACACCACTGGAAAAAAGACTAGGATAAATTACAGTGGCTAAAAGCCTTAAATGGCTAAAATAACTACAATGGACAGAGAGCTgcgcctgaagccaggaagacccgagtacaaatccaacttcagacacttattcctgtgtgaccctggccaagtcaagtaacctctctctgcctcagtttcctaatctgtaaattggggaatTTAATTGAACCTGGCTTTTAGGCATTCTAGCTCTTTTAGCCATTGTAATTTATCCtagcctttttttccccagtggggTCAGATCTTATAATCAAATTcatagggttgtcatgaggattaaatgagataatatttgtaaggtgcttaacactgtacatggcacatagtaggtgcttaatgcatgATTattcctttcctgatctcctggACTGTTCAATGGGTTCTTGACacaataaaaggtcaagaaaccCTAGCAATAACAGTTTCACAATGGGCTTCACCTAAGTCATGGAGGTAAAACCGAACTATGGAAACCATCCCAACCTAAGCCACCTTCTACCCTAGACCTAACTGCAGTCTCAGAGCACACTCACCTTTAGACACAGCTTTGTCTTCGCTGGTACAACGGATTGTGCTTTCTGGACTCTTCTGCTTGGTTTTCCGAGATGGAATGACAGCCTGAATGTTGAAACAATAACTTTCTCCTTTGTCCACATCAACCAAAAATTCATTTGTGTCCGTCTTTACTGATTTCTGTTAAGAGAGACGAGATCATAGgaccaaagatttagagctgaaagatcacctagtctaactcccttcatcttacagatgaggaaactgaggttcagagatagGGAGTCAttagctcaaggtcacacaaggagaaAGCAGACAAACCAGAGTTCTCAGTTAATTTTGTCAAAGTCTTTATTGCAGACAGACTGTCGTAAAAGTGGCCATTGGAGTTTGATCTTTTGTTGCAGgtcttaattttcttcctttacccAGGCTACTGTGGGATGAACACCTAGACTTTATTTGATACTCCTGGTCCAGGAGTATGCCAGGCAGGAGGGGCCAGCTCATCTCTAGGCATCCCTGAACTTTCATGATTAACAAAAGATTAAAGTACCAAAGTATGGAGGTTGCCCATTCCAGGCAAAGGTAGGTACTAAAATGCTAAAGAGATTTCATCCAATTGAAGTTCCCACTCTGAACCATCCCAAAAGGCTTTTCCAATAGAAAAACTTGTTCTGGGCTTTTAACTATGAATAAGAATTTTCCAGAGGTTGAGGAAAATGGAAAGCATCAATCTGTGGAATCCTCAGTGTGGGCAGGAATACAAATTTCAGACCTTTGGAcaaaggaattttagagatgagcTAGTCCAACCTCTacctttacagataaagaaaccagaGCTAAGAGAGTTTAAAGCatcttgctcatggtcacacaaataTTAAGTGGTAGAACTAACAGTAGAACTTCCCAACTTTGTCcattgctctgtccactgtacgcCATGTTGTTTATCAACCAGTTCCCATTTTGTTCCCCCTCAAAGTAGATAAGCTGAAAATCTAGGCAGGTGGATGAcccagtggttagagtgccagacctagatttaggaagacccaagttaaaatcctggcttagatacttactagtgaccgtgggtaagtcacttaaccttagtttcctcatctgtaaaataataataataatagcactcactcCTATGGTTGTGAGGGTAAAACGATATAATGCTTGTGAAGCATTTGCAAACCTGGAAACACTCTATCAATGCTATTTCTAATATTCATGATGAATctacaattttaaaaagtcataaagGGCTCCAAAATGGAAGGGGTAGGAGAAGGAACTTACCTTTCCCGTACTTGAAGCCCTCCAGTAATAAAGTATATACGCTAGATCCTGGTTAAAAACCTGACGGAGGGTTTGGAAGGTCCCATTTTCTCTAAATGAAGTAATGGAATCTTGAACTGTCACTTTCAACTTTGTGCCATTTTGTTTAAAATCCTGAATTCTTGGCTGCCCGAGGTTTGCTGagacaaagaagagaaggatggTGGGAACCAGGAAATTGCAGTCACGGTAaaaacctgcccctcctccctgCAAAATACAGCCCTTTAGTGGtaaggtaggtaggtaggcaggTCCTTTTGGTAGGTAGTTCATGGGCAGTTGGGTCCTTGACAACATCATCAAAATCCTAAACTTTCCCCACAGTATTAAGGCTCAAGGCAGATCAGGGACAGTAGGAAAAGGAATCAACAGGGAATAGGTTTGACATGACTAAATCCCACATACACATCATGTTTTTTATGGCAACAGAATCAACAGGCACTTGTGGGATCAATGACTTTACTTATAGGACCTTTGGGAAAGAACTCAAGGATCATCTAGGCTAAGTCCTGCCAGAGTATAAATCCCTTCTGAAACATTCAATATAATtcaagtcaataggcatttattagtTCCCTCTATGTGCCTCCAGAGACAGTTCAAATAAATTTTGGACAGTTGTTAGTTCTATTCATCCACAGCACTGGATTCTCATCCAGAAAACTCCACTAGGCATGAGATCTGAGACGAACATAAGACAATTCAACTTtccaggggaaaggaaaaaggtttTCTACTCACTTCCTTAAATTACCAGAAATCTTATCctggccactttttttttctctatttggtTCTATGCTATACTTTATCATGATCTCAATGGCTCTCATCCACACTATAAACAATCACAGAATTTGGGAGTCATAAGGGATTTCAGTGACTACCTAGTCTAACCCACACTTGAAAAGAATCTTCTTTATGTTAACATTCCCAACCAATGGTTTACTTCAATCTTTAGCTTTCCCTTTAAATGTTTCAGGGAGAAGAACCCACCAAacacattccactttgggactgATTAGAAAGTTAGCAAAGTTTCCCTGACATTGTCTGAATTTGCAAACTTCCACATAATtgtaatatataatagtaataacttGTTATTCTTGTTTCTGCCACTTGGGGTCTGATCTCTCTTCCATATCCCTATTTTGTGTATGTCACAACTGATTCTGTGAAGGAGAAATAAGCTGGGGCACGGGAAGATTGGTGCCTTGAAGATGAGAAATctatgtataagaagactcagtGGGAATATGAGAACTgttttcttgagaccaattttctttctttctttctttctttcttttttttttttttttttggtgaggcaatattggggttaagtgacttgcctagagtcacacagctagtaaatgttaagtgtctgaggtcagatttgaacttaggtcctcctgaatccagggccagtgctctatccactgcgccacctagctgccctgagaactgTTTTCAAGGATTCCaggggctgtcatgtggaagagggccAAGTCTTATTCTGCTCAGCCCCaaaggtcaagaaggaagaagaggaagaataggTGGGAGTTCCAAAGAGACAAGTTTAAATTTGGACTTGAtggaacaagagggaaaaaacccACCCACTATCAAACTTCCTTACAATTAGACCTAACCAAATAGGGTATCATCTGCTTTGGGAGGTAATAGGTTCCACTATCACTTGAAATCTTTGAGTAAAGGCTAAATGACcacctactgtgtgtgtgtggggggcatgGTACAGCAGATTCTTTTTCAGGTGTGAGTTGGACTTAACatcttctgagatcccttctaaatctgagattctgtgactggGTCTTaatctttatatttccttttacttaagcttttttttttttttttgtcagggcaatgagggttaagtgacttgcccagggtcacacagctagtaagtgtcaaatatctgaggccggatttgaactcaggtattcctgaatccagggctggtgctttatccactgcgccacctagctgccctgaagctcGAGCTTTTAGAAAATATCCCACTGCAATAAGTAATAGGTAAgtaaaagcaataacaaaagggAAGCTGCAACCTACTCCTGTAATAGATCTAgtttcatttttccttaaaagatttctcattattctttttttaattcaattttattttatttccaagtttttattttaattcttcacTAAAGCCTCTGGTAAGTCTTCATCATGGCATAGAGGTGACCCTGCAGTTTTGAAGGCAGCTGTGCCAGGGGAGGCCCAGGCCTGGCAGGTCATATCAAGCTGGAAATCCTTTGAGAACAATCGCCTGATAGACTGCATATGCCTGTTGTCCAAGGACTTAATGAGGCAGTGGCTtagagtaggggagggagagaggaagagagtttGCCTGGTGGGGTGAGGGGGgtgcacttgcccagggtcccagactTAGTATTAGATATAGGCCTAGACTTAgcaggtgctcctgattccaaagctagcCCTCTATCTGCTAGAACATGCTGCCTCTTCCAAGGCTCAGTCCTGCTAAATTTGGAAAGGTTGATCAccagagggctggccttggaaaGCATGAATTTTTTGTGTCACACTAACTCGTGACAGCTGCATCCAGAAGCATTGAAGGGTCAAAATTTCCATCAAGGGTAGGAGTATCAGTTGCTGGAGATATGAACCCAAGAGAAGCCTTATTTATTGTGGGGTTCACTGGAGTCCTGACGTGTTTAACTGGAATTGAGGTAATGACAAATTCAGATGCACTTTCCCTTACTTACTGTCTAGGTAAGGTGTGAAGTCAGGTGTGTTAGCATGCAGGGATTCTTCAGGATCCCCATCCGACTTGACTGGTTTTTCAGAAAGGATCCGAGCAGTGTACGTTTCCCTCACATTTTTCATCTCATCTGTGAGATCACATTCTGTTCTATTAATTtggaaacatttctttttccaatttccccatctggtactaaaaaaagaaaaaaaaaggaaaaaaagtagtgATAAGAGAGAGAACATTACTTATTTGCTTCCAAAAggatacatatttgtgtgtgtgtgtgtggggggggtgtgtggCATAGTCACTGTATTGTGAAATTGAGCCACTAATGACTACAAAGGAAAAGAACTATTTTCTATAATAGCCCAGCTCTATTACTGCTATAATCTCATCTTTTTCAGTCAAAACTGGGATAGGAGCAGACTACCTATGGCACAACAAacgagaatttttaaaagttccgtTTTATAAATGTACATActatagttttggggttttttgtttgtttgtttgtttttgtggggcaatgaggattaagtgacttgcccagagtcacacagtgtcaagtgtctgaggctggatttgaactgaggtcctcctgaatccagggctacctagctgccccacagctatTATACAACATTTCTCTCTCTATGCCCTCTTACAGGTCTTCATCGTTGCTAATTTGAGATACATGTGATAACATGGAGCACGAAATCAATTCTGTCCCCCACAGGGGAGCAAATTCTTCAGCTCTGCTTGGGACAAACAATGGACAAGGGCAGAATGTTAAAGGGAATAGAAAATACCTCAGAGATTTTCTAGCCttgtctccttattttatagaggaaaaaactgctgaaaagagagggaagtggggcagctagggggtacagtggataaagcactggccctggattcaggaggacctgagttcaaatccagcctcagacacatgacacttactagctgtgtgaccctgagcaagtaacttaaccctcattgccccaccaaaaaaagaaaaaagaaaaaaaaagaaaagggaggaaagtgatGAGCAGAGGTCACCCAGTTCACCTACCTAATAAATGGGAGGGACAGAATCTGAACCTGGGTATTTTGACTCCAGTAAAATACTTCATCCTGTCTCTGGAACAGTCAAAGCTTAGGCATTTACTTCATGATGCCCAAGCTCCCAAAccagttggttttttttcttagtgtACTTAATTCTATTCTTTAGAAATAGAAGAGTCTCACCCAACATTGTATCTCATTCgaaaaaaatatatagcccaTGTCCCTGATAGCTTATTCTTTCCGTTACATATACGGGGCAACGGTATTCTTTTGTAGAAAAATGTTTGTCATGAGAATAtaagtggggcaggtaggtggcacagtggataaagcactggccctagattcagaggacctgagttcaaatcttacctcagacacttgacacttactagttgtgtgatcttaagcaagtcacttaaccctcattgcccaggaaagaaaggaaggaaggaaggaaggaaggaaggaaggaaggaaggaaggaaggaaggaaggaaggaaggaaggaaggaaggaaggaaggaaggaaggaatttgttttgtttttttactcagAGGTACAATCACATGCTGAATAACTATTAAGATGCTAACGTGTtttcagaaaacaacaacataagCTAGATTTAGTTTCCTAAACCTAGGCATTAGAGCAATAGATAACACATTTTCTTAGAGCTGAGCCAAACAGGATGGGGAGCATTAGTtagtttcattttcaaatatcttAAAATGTCTTccgaatatcttttaaaaaataaaatactggttTAGAAATATCTTCTTATTCCtggttctggttttttttttttttttttccccagggcaatgaaggtaagtgacctgcccagggtcacagtgtcagaggtcagatctcaactcaggttctcctgaatccagggctcgtgctttatccactgcgccacctagctgccccctcaataagaCTTTTTCAACCAAATCAGAATAGTGGAAATGTActaaattcatttagaaaataatCTGCTATCTCAGAATGAATTTGagataatgataaataatattttggcaaatacataaaatatggaTGAGACAAGAGAGATTCAATATGTCTTTGGAGTAGTGTATTCCAAACCAgcttaaattaaaataaatcaatagaaCCCATAAGTGCCACTTTGGAGAAAGGAATATAGGGAATCCCTTTGGGATAAAGGGGCAGAAGCAGAGATATTTTAGAATAAGAGAGAAGATTTGAGTGTATTTTCATCCTGAGAAATTATTGCTTATAATAAGTATATCTGATGAAAACACAAATCCACATTTGATATCTTAGAGGGGAAAATATCACcagcaacatttgttttttcttggaaTCCTCATTGAGAttaaaaggaagacagagagggaaacaCAGCATCTGAGAGAACTCACCTGGCCCCACCACTGCTGCCCACCCTGACCACAGTAGCTGGGAATTCTCATATGAAAGAAGGCTAAGCCAGCAGTGAAACTGAGGCAGCCtgaatcgtgtgtgtgtgtgtgtgtgtgtgtgtgtgtgtgtgtgtgtgtgtgtgtgtgtgtgagagagagagggagggagggagggagggagggagggggagagagagagagagagagagagagagagagagagagagagagagagagagagagagagagagagagagagagaacatttagcAGATCCAGAGATGGACAGTTATTCCAAGTTCCTTCCAAGCCTATAATTAGCAGTATTATTTTCTAGAGTCTTTAGTTTTTCTCCTAGGCAGCAAAACCTTACTAATTATTTAAATAAGGATAAAGACTCATAGGAATGAGTAGAAATTCTGAACAGGATACTAATTTACAACCAATGTTTCATTTGTAAGTCATGTGGAACTCAGAATGCCCTTCCCCTTAGAAACAATGTTCTAGTTTCCTAGGTTAGCTCGTTAAAGTCTATTTAACTCATAAGTACctgaataatagcaataataccTTTCTGGAACAAACTACCATGTCTGATCCTGTTTCTGTGGGGGAAAAATCTGTCCTCAATTGTTACTTGGacacaaaaatcacagaatttgaagaTTGCGAGAGACCTCAGTGCCCACCTAATCCAATCTATACACTAAAGGAATCCCCACTTCAACATACTGAATAAATAGCCACGCCTTTAGCCCCCATTGCAATAAAAAGAACAGAGTTGAAAGGTACAGTGGGAAGTAGTTCTGAAGGCAGACGACCTGAGTTCTTTCAAATTTCCCCTccgccactagctgtgtgaccttgggtaactgTTTAATCCTTTTGGGTATCTAAAAAGTGAAGGGGTCAGACTCGATGacttctgagttctcttccagctctaaagggATGATTTTATGATTCCCTTTTGCTGCTCAAGGGTAAATAAATGGACTCCTCTAATTCTAAGAGACAGGTAGGGCTTCCCAAGTCTTTAAGAACAGGATGGAGATTAGGAATCTGAGGGTTAGGTTTTAGAAAGGCAGGAGGAACTAGTCACAGGGATGGAAATTAGGAATCTGAAGGCTAGATCTTAGAAAGGCAGGCTGGAAActcagaaggaagaggaaggtcCCATAGCAGTGGTAagacccctccttcctttccccacccaATTCTGTAT is part of the Dromiciops gliroides isolate mDroGli1 chromosome 4, mDroGli1.pri, whole genome shotgun sequence genome and encodes:
- the F3 gene encoding tissue factor, whose product is MAPPNSCLLVAAASSVRTVLLGFLLLFQVSFTSGTSDIVLARNITWKSTDFKTLLEWEPKPVNYVYSVEISTRWGNWKKKCFQINRTECDLTDEMKNVRETYTARILSEKPVKSDGDPEESLHANTPDFTPYLDTNLGQPRIQDFKQNGTKLKVTVQDSITSFRENGTFQTLRQVFNQDLAYILYYWRASSTGKKSVKTDTNEFLVDVDKGESYCFNIQAVIPSRKTKQKSPESTIRCTSEDKAVSKELFFIVGAVIFVVIILVIVILSVTLYKCSKSRGKRDRKENSPLNVA